One Sporomusaceae bacterium DNA window includes the following coding sequences:
- a CDS encoding TAXI family TRAP transporter solute-binding subunit produces MNKRVLVIMVVILGLVIAGCGSSQQGGTPAVNKPIDLKFASFSVGGSWYIYAVNMAEIIKPALPAGSKIDVLPYQGGVGNPILVSKGSADLGLSFSTASNWAYKGIVDYEGKPKMDNLRALVGGLNKPHRIGIMVRTELGIKSIQEVKDKKMKIRLITVQRGGAGEALARQVLEAYGLSYESVKEMGGSVSHIDLPVAIQQMQDGQADIFIHNVGFKQPDIMEMALRDGIRFLALEPDKAKFLVDKYGHQANLKFEKGEFTGIANDVPAIGYPTGIIATNKMSNEVAYLITKSICENKAKLASVHASLVDFDPPTAWTPEKNGFVPLHPGAEKYYKEKGWMK; encoded by the coding sequence GTGAACAAGCGTGTTCTGGTTATTATGGTCGTTATCCTGGGTCTCGTCATCGCCGGTTGCGGTTCGTCCCAGCAGGGCGGTACGCCGGCAGTTAATAAACCGATCGATCTGAAGTTCGCGTCTTTCAGTGTTGGTGGCAGCTGGTACATCTACGCAGTCAACATGGCCGAAATCATCAAACCTGCGTTGCCCGCCGGTTCCAAAATCGACGTTCTTCCCTATCAGGGCGGCGTAGGTAACCCCATTCTCGTATCCAAAGGCTCGGCCGACCTCGGCCTTTCCTTCAGCACTGCTTCCAACTGGGCCTATAAAGGCATCGTGGACTATGAAGGAAAACCGAAGATGGACAACCTCCGGGCGCTTGTCGGTGGCCTGAATAAACCCCACCGCATCGGCATCATGGTGCGCACTGAACTTGGCATCAAGAGCATTCAGGAAGTTAAAGACAAAAAAATGAAGATCCGTCTCATCACCGTACAGCGCGGTGGCGCCGGTGAGGCCCTTGCCCGCCAAGTTCTCGAAGCCTACGGCCTGAGTTACGAAAGTGTCAAAGAAATGGGTGGCTCGGTCAGCCACATTGACCTACCGGTCGCCATACAGCAAATGCAGGACGGCCAGGCTGACATCTTCATCCATAACGTTGGCTTCAAGCAGCCCGACATCATGGAAATGGCTTTGCGTGACGGTATCCGCTTCCTAGCCCTTGAACCGGACAAGGCCAAATTCCTCGTCGACAAATACGGTCATCAGGCAAATCTGAAGTTCGAAAAAGGCGAGTTCACCGGCATCGCCAACGACGTACCTGCCATCGGCTACCCGACCGGCATCATCGCCACCAATAAAATGTCCAACGAAGTTGCCTATCTGATCACAAAATCGATTTGTGAGAATAAGGCAAAACTGGCCTCGGTTCACGCTAGTCTGGTCGACTTTGATCCTCCCACCGCTTGGACACCCGAGAAGAACGGTTTTGTTCCCCTCCATCCCGGCGCTGAAAAGTATTACAAAGAAAAAGGCTGGATGAAGTAG
- a CDS encoding TRAP transporter permease translates to MEETREEILTGWRVWAERGLAVAVLVFQLMAMSFAMVPVMVHRLIFLSLCMLLVCLKPAKSTWEKFTNWTMGVIMVVQIGYVLLSTERITTRIPFIDDPTTMDLILGVALIAIIMEVTRRVAGLSLAIIVAVFMAYGFLGPWIPGPLGHRGADVANFIDNQVLSPGGIFGQPIGAVIAYVFYFVLFTAFLEVSGGGKLFIDFALRIAGWARGGPAKAAVIASGAMGTISGSAVANVVGVGAFTIPLMKRTGFAPHVAGGIEAAASTGGQLMPPVMGAAAFVMAEITGISYFQIALAAAIPAVLYYLSIFFQVDFYAQKTGLKGIPKADLPNLKESVIKYGHLMIPLGALVVFMGIGNSLMAAGLKATVMLIVLSFLRKETRMLPMKCLDGLVSAIRTLPSVAVPCAAAGIIIGVVISTNLGLQFSSFFLAMAAGNQLLTLIAIMGVCIILGMGMPTISAYIIVVLLMVPTVIQMGIPVLAAHMFVFYFALLSFVTPPVALAAYTASGIAQADAAKTGWLAFQFTLGGFIIPFIIANDQALLMQGPAYWIIWRTIISVLGIYVLGGAAMGWYFTNATAIERVLGVLAAILLVIPLAITDYAGLALCIIVLVYQYRKARKLKNETAAAEAPTET, encoded by the coding sequence TTGGAAGAAACCAGAGAAGAAATCCTCACAGGGTGGAGAGTGTGGGCCGAGCGAGGCCTGGCCGTGGCTGTCCTCGTTTTCCAGCTGATGGCGATGTCCTTTGCAATGGTTCCGGTCATGGTCCATCGGCTGATATTCCTGTCTCTTTGCATGCTGCTGGTTTGCCTCAAGCCGGCCAAGTCCACATGGGAGAAATTCACCAACTGGACCATGGGTGTTATCATGGTCGTGCAGATTGGCTACGTTTTACTCAGTACCGAACGCATCACCACCAGGATTCCCTTCATCGATGATCCTACCACAATGGACTTAATCCTAGGCGTGGCCCTAATCGCCATTATCATGGAAGTAACCCGCCGGGTTGCCGGGCTGAGCCTCGCCATCATTGTCGCCGTCTTCATGGCGTACGGCTTCTTGGGGCCGTGGATACCCGGCCCCCTCGGCCACCGCGGGGCTGACGTCGCCAACTTCATCGACAATCAGGTCCTTTCACCCGGCGGCATCTTCGGTCAGCCTATCGGGGCCGTTATCGCCTACGTCTTCTATTTTGTCCTCTTTACCGCTTTCCTTGAAGTGAGCGGTGGCGGCAAGCTGTTCATTGACTTTGCACTCCGGATCGCCGGCTGGGCCAGAGGCGGTCCGGCAAAAGCCGCGGTCATCGCCAGCGGCGCCATGGGCACTATCAGCGGCAGCGCTGTGGCCAACGTCGTTGGCGTCGGCGCCTTCACGATCCCCCTCATGAAAAGAACGGGATTCGCGCCCCATGTTGCCGGCGGCATCGAAGCCGCAGCTTCCACTGGCGGCCAGCTTATGCCTCCGGTAATGGGTGCCGCCGCGTTCGTTATGGCCGAGATTACTGGCATATCTTACTTCCAGATAGCGTTGGCGGCGGCCATTCCTGCCGTCCTCTACTATCTAAGCATCTTCTTCCAGGTAGATTTCTATGCCCAGAAGACCGGCCTCAAGGGGATACCCAAAGCCGACCTGCCAAACCTTAAGGAATCGGTTATAAAATACGGTCACCTTATGATTCCGCTCGGCGCACTGGTCGTCTTCATGGGTATCGGCAACTCCCTTATGGCCGCTGGCCTCAAGGCGACCGTAATGCTCATCGTCCTCAGTTTCTTGCGCAAAGAGACGCGGATGTTGCCCATGAAATGTCTTGACGGTCTCGTTTCGGCAATCAGAACCCTTCCCTCCGTCGCCGTCCCTTGCGCCGCCGCCGGCATTATCATCGGCGTAGTCATCAGTACCAACCTTGGCCTGCAATTCAGCTCTTTTTTCCTTGCCATGGCTGCAGGCAACCAGCTCTTAACCCTTATTGCCATTATGGGCGTGTGTATTATCCTCGGCATGGGCATGCCGACTATATCAGCTTACATCATCGTCGTACTCCTGATGGTGCCGACTGTCATTCAGATGGGCATACCCGTTCTGGCAGCCCACATGTTCGTATTCTACTTCGCCCTGCTGTCCTTCGTCACCCCGCCGGTAGCCCTGGCGGCCTACACCGCCTCGGGGATCGCTCAGGCCGACGCGGCCAAGACCGGCTGGCTGGCTTTCCAGTTCACCCTCGGTGGTTTCATTATCCCCTTCATTATCGCCAACGACCAGGCGCTCCTGATGCAGGGTCCCGCGTACTGGATAATCTGGCGGACCATCATCTCCGTTCTGGGCATCTACGTCCTCGGCGGAGCTGCCATGGGCTGGTATTTTACCAACGCCACCGCTATCGAGAGAGTCCTCGGCGTCCTGGCGGCGATTCTGCTCGTAATTCCCTTGGCCATTACCGACTACGCCGGCCTGGCCTTGTGCATCATCGTCCTCGTGTACCAGTATCGCAAGGCCCGCAAACTGAAAAACGAGACTGCCGCTGCCGAAGCGCCCACGGAGACTTAA
- a CDS encoding hydroxyacid dehydrogenase yields MAKVLLAEPIHASGIKILQDAGLEVVVSPSTDTDTLVKLVRDDVFGIIIRTSLLAGEVLEAGKDLKIIGRHGIGVNNIDLTVADKCSILVANVPDANSYSVVEYVLTAIMMVSRKFLEGDKALRAGKLVQPGASLPGLVKKFGLGGSELPGRCVGVVGLGKIGAQVAEIAAAFLRMEVLAYDPYKKEAPPGVKLVSDVHEIYRQADFVTLHTPATKETENMIDAAVLAEMKPTAYLINAGRGELVDELALANALKAGEIAGAVLDVFWQEPPSLANPLFGAPNVLLTPHIAGATDDAVERLAIGSARAVADFYLGRKPANIINPQVWERLAK; encoded by the coding sequence ATGGCAAAAGTGCTACTCGCCGAACCTATCCATGCGTCGGGGATCAAGATTCTGCAAGATGCCGGCCTGGAGGTCGTGGTGTCGCCCTCGACAGACACCGATACCCTGGTGAAATTGGTCAGGGACGACGTATTTGGCATCATTATCCGCACCAGCCTCCTCGCCGGCGAGGTGCTGGAAGCCGGCAAAGACCTCAAAATAATTGGTCGCCACGGGATTGGGGTCAACAATATCGACCTGACCGTGGCCGACAAATGCAGCATCCTCGTCGCCAACGTTCCTGACGCCAATTCCTACTCTGTTGTCGAGTACGTACTGACCGCCATCATGATGGTATCGAGGAAGTTCCTCGAGGGTGACAAGGCACTCAGGGCAGGCAAGCTTGTCCAGCCAGGCGCCTCTCTTCCCGGCCTAGTGAAAAAATTCGGCCTCGGTGGCAGTGAACTTCCCGGCCGGTGCGTCGGCGTCGTCGGCCTCGGCAAAATCGGTGCGCAGGTCGCCGAAATAGCCGCCGCTTTCCTGCGCATGGAAGTGTTGGCGTACGATCCATACAAAAAAGAGGCCCCCCCGGGGGTTAAACTGGTAAGCGACGTCCACGAGATCTACCGTCAGGCCGACTTCGTCACCCTCCACACTCCGGCGACCAAGGAGACGGAAAATATGATCGATGCGGCCGTTCTCGCTGAGATGAAGCCGACCGCTTATCTCATCAATGCCGGCCGCGGCGAGCTTGTCGATGAGCTCGCCCTGGCGAATGCCCTCAAAGCCGGGGAGATAGCGGGTGCCGTGCTCGACGTCTTCTGGCAGGAGCCTCCCAGTCTTGCCAATCCGCTCTTCGGCGCCCCTAACGTTCTGTTGACGCCCCACATTGCCGGCGCCACTGACGACGCGGTCGAAAGACTGGCAATCGGCTCCGCCCGAGCAGTCGCCGATTTTTACCTTGGCAGGAAGCCGGCCAACATCATCAACCCCCAGGTATGGGAGCGGCTGGCGAAGTAA
- a CDS encoding Ldh family oxidoreductase: protein MKVSTDKDIVTIAPQDLKNLVTSLLEKVGVPREEGAMVAEVMVSADLKGVESHGVRWLDIYLKRIQAGSVKPVTSLKVVKEKAALLLVDAQGGLGQVAFTRAIEMAIAKAKTAGVCAVGVRNTNHCGALGFYTELATKANMAAIAMTNSTPLMAPWGGVTLSIGTNPISFGVPTQGEPVILDMATSASARGKVFLAAQKGYQLPDGVALNKDGEPTTDPKEALEGILLPVGGPKGYGLSLIIDIMAGIMTGSNFGQGITSLYGDLAKAQDIGHFAVLVNIEDFMDIDDFFAGMQRSRTELKSAKLAKGFTEIFLPGEIEANTLRQRVEKGAQLPLATWSVLEGWAQKFGIQ, encoded by the coding sequence ATGAAAGTCAGCACAGACAAAGACATAGTCACAATTGCCCCGCAGGACCTTAAAAATCTCGTGACAAGCCTGCTTGAAAAAGTCGGCGTCCCTCGCGAAGAAGGCGCCATGGTCGCCGAAGTCATGGTCAGCGCCGACCTCAAAGGCGTCGAATCCCACGGCGTCCGCTGGCTCGACATCTATCTCAAACGCATCCAGGCCGGCAGCGTCAAACCGGTAACGAGTCTGAAAGTAGTCAAGGAGAAGGCCGCCTTACTGCTGGTCGATGCCCAGGGCGGCCTTGGTCAAGTGGCGTTCACCAGAGCGATCGAAATGGCAATCGCCAAGGCCAAGACAGCCGGCGTATGCGCAGTAGGCGTGCGCAATACAAACCACTGCGGCGCTCTCGGTTTTTACACCGAACTGGCTACCAAGGCAAACATGGCGGCCATAGCCATGACTAACAGCACTCCGCTCATGGCCCCGTGGGGTGGCGTCACGCTCAGTATAGGCACCAACCCCATCTCCTTTGGAGTGCCCACCCAAGGCGAGCCGGTTATTCTTGACATGGCCACTAGCGCCAGTGCCCGTGGCAAAGTGTTTCTCGCCGCGCAGAAGGGGTACCAGCTTCCTGACGGTGTTGCCCTTAACAAAGACGGCGAACCGACGACCGACCCCAAAGAGGCCCTAGAAGGCATCCTCCTTCCCGTAGGTGGCCCTAAGGGATACGGCTTGTCGCTCATTATCGATATCATGGCCGGCATAATGACCGGGTCCAATTTCGGCCAGGGAATAACATCCCTGTACGGAGATCTGGCCAAAGCCCAGGATATCGGCCATTTTGCCGTCCTCGTCAACATTGAGGACTTCATGGACATTGACGACTTTTTTGCCGGCATGCAGCGCAGCAGGACCGAACTGAAAAGCGCCAAACTGGCGAAAGGCTTTACGGAAATCTTTCTGCCGGGCGAGATCGAAGCCAACACCCTAAGGCAAAGGGTGGAAAAAGGCGCTCAGTTGCCGTTGGCCACATGGAGCGTATTGGAGGGATGGGCGCAGAAATTCGGTATCCAGTAA
- a CDS encoding CoA-binding protein produces MAEPFTAPIDNFFKPRGVAVVGASATPGSPNNQIVQFAKQMSLTGNVFPVNPRSEEIAGLTCYPDLMSIPAPVDLIVIAVGAQHSLGVARQIAQRRGEKGDAGAVAVVTAGFKEMATAEGEQLQSELIATIKASGARLIGPNCQGVADTYNGINTTFSVPPNTPQGGVSIVSQSAAFATSFLRWARDQRLVGVNKFVSLGNMADLDFRDMLAYMGDDEKTKVIAMYMEGIGDARGLIDIAASVTRRKPIVVIKGGKTSLGTNVAQSHTASIAGNNDIYDGAFRQAGVIRAQSVAEFYHTARVFDKMPLPKGNRIAILTVVGGPSTICVDELVSTGEVSLAHFSEELKLEAAKYLVASANIGSPDGYIDMTASVNPKMHTDVLKLLMNDDGIDGIIFMTTPPGFIKDDELAAAIVEGYNSVPDEKKKPLLSVMLAGNAVARCRTLLEEQGLPTFEFPDDAARVMVNMVRYSEYRRRND; encoded by the coding sequence ATGGCGGAACCGTTCACAGCCCCCATCGACAACTTTTTCAAGCCTCGGGGCGTCGCCGTGGTCGGCGCTTCGGCGACGCCGGGCAGCCCCAACAACCAGATAGTTCAGTTCGCCAAGCAGATGAGCCTGACCGGTAACGTATTCCCCGTCAACCCTCGTTCGGAAGAGATAGCCGGTCTGACGTGCTACCCTGACCTCATGTCTATTCCGGCTCCGGTAGATCTCATTGTCATTGCCGTCGGCGCGCAGCACAGCCTGGGCGTAGCCCGGCAGATCGCTCAACGGCGCGGCGAAAAGGGCGACGCCGGCGCGGTCGCAGTAGTTACAGCTGGCTTCAAGGAGATGGCTACCGCCGAAGGTGAGCAATTGCAAAGCGAGCTGATCGCAACTATCAAAGCGAGCGGCGCCCGCCTCATCGGTCCGAACTGCCAAGGCGTTGCCGACACCTATAACGGCATCAATACTACCTTTAGCGTACCGCCCAACACTCCGCAGGGTGGGGTCAGCATCGTAAGTCAGAGCGCGGCTTTTGCCACATCTTTTCTGCGCTGGGCCAGGGATCAGAGGCTTGTCGGCGTCAACAAATTCGTCTCCCTCGGCAACATGGCCGACCTGGACTTCCGCGATATGCTCGCCTATATGGGCGACGACGAGAAGACAAAGGTAATCGCCATGTACATGGAGGGCATCGGCGACGCGCGCGGACTGATTGATATCGCCGCCAGCGTGACGCGGCGGAAGCCGATCGTTGTCATCAAAGGGGGCAAAACCTCGCTGGGCACGAACGTCGCCCAAAGCCATACGGCTTCAATTGCCGGCAATAACGACATCTACGACGGCGCATTCCGTCAGGCCGGCGTGATCAGGGCGCAGAGCGTCGCTGAATTCTACCATACAGCAAGGGTATTTGACAAAATGCCCCTCCCTAAGGGCAACCGTATTGCTATCCTCACAGTTGTAGGCGGACCAAGCACAATCTGTGTCGACGAGCTGGTGTCAACCGGCGAAGTTTCGCTGGCCCATTTCAGCGAGGAACTGAAACTGGAAGCAGCCAAGTATCTTGTCGCCAGCGCCAACATCGGCAGCCCGGACGGCTACATCGACATGACTGCCTCGGTCAATCCCAAAATGCACACCGACGTTCTCAAACTGCTGATGAACGACGATGGCATCGACGGAATCATCTTTATGACGACTCCCCCGGGATTTATCAAAGACGACGAATTGGCCGCCGCCATCGTCGAAGGCTACAACTCGGTGCCGGACGAAAAGAAAAAGCCGCTTCTGTCGGTAATGCTGGCCGGCAACGCAGTCGCACGCTGCCGGACATTGCTTGAGGAACAGGGGCTGCCGACGTTCGAATTTCCCGATGACGCCGCCCGGGTCATGGTCAACATGGTCAGATACAGCGAGTATCGGCGGCGAAACGACTAA
- a CDS encoding acetate--CoA ligase family protein encodes MDCRKIITSSIAAGDAVVPELEAQQICRAYNISCPATVLATGKAECIAAAQSMGYPVVIKIFSRQIVHKSDVGGVITGIASAGELDQAYDRMMANIAKNSPGAEIGGVIVQKQMPKGVEVVVGGLRNDQFGPVVMFGMGGIYVEVFKDVSFRLAPLDKDEALRQVRETRVFKLLQGVRGEQPCDIDALCDVIVNTGRLLAEYPEIAELDFNPVFCYPDGCTVVDARLVLKST; translated from the coding sequence ATGGACTGTCGGAAGATAATCACCAGCAGTATCGCCGCCGGGGATGCAGTCGTCCCGGAACTCGAGGCGCAACAGATCTGCCGGGCGTACAACATATCCTGTCCGGCCACGGTGCTGGCGACTGGCAAGGCGGAATGCATCGCGGCTGCGCAAAGCATGGGCTACCCTGTTGTCATCAAAATCTTTTCCCGCCAGATAGTTCACAAGTCGGATGTCGGCGGCGTCATCACCGGAATCGCCTCCGCCGGTGAACTCGATCAGGCCTACGACCGTATGATGGCTAACATCGCGAAAAATTCCCCCGGCGCCGAGATCGGGGGGGTCATAGTACAAAAACAGATGCCCAAAGGTGTGGAGGTAGTCGTAGGGGGCCTGCGCAACGACCAGTTCGGCCCGGTTGTCATGTTCGGCATGGGCGGGATATATGTAGAAGTCTTCAAGGACGTGTCCTTCCGCTTAGCGCCGCTGGATAAAGACGAAGCCTTGCGACAGGTGCGGGAGACCAGGGTTTTTAAACTGTTGCAAGGTGTACGGGGCGAACAACCCTGCGACATCGACGCTCTCTGCGACGTGATAGTAAATACTGGGCGGCTGCTGGCCGAATATCCCGAAATCGCCGAGCTGGATTTCAACCCCGTGTTCTGTTACCCCGACGGCTGCACCGTCGTAGATGCGCGCCTTGTTCTGAAGTCGACATGA
- a CDS encoding 2-oxoacid:acceptor oxidoreductase family protein, whose amino-acid sequence MGEIRLHGRGGQGTVIAAEMLANAFVLGGKYASVFPSFGVERRGSAVMAFARYGETPIREHTRVYRPDILLMLDQSLTENPTYYEGFRHGGIIIANTKHEENIAGLSLNQKVLATVDATRIAVEETGSAVTNTCMLGAFARGTGLVRLDDLKKAMALYFKGEVLAKNLRVLERGYEELKVTTFTPQLAAPAAQLAAAVELTIAPPKDTNPFPAAWSDVDKKMITVQTGEWRFRRPELHKASCRLCGWCSVYCPAGCMQLGEDGYYHPDLAYCKGCGVCVNECPAQALKMTAEEVI is encoded by the coding sequence ATGGGTGAAATAAGGTTACACGGACGCGGCGGACAAGGTACGGTAATCGCCGCCGAAATGCTTGCCAACGCGTTTGTGCTCGGGGGGAAATACGCCTCCGTATTCCCGTCATTCGGCGTTGAGAGGCGGGGCTCGGCGGTTATGGCTTTCGCCCGGTACGGCGAGACGCCGATCCGGGAACATACCCGCGTCTACCGCCCTGACATCCTGCTGATGCTCGACCAGTCGCTGACAGAGAACCCCACCTATTACGAGGGTTTCAGGCATGGCGGCATCATCATCGCCAACACCAAGCACGAAGAGAACATCGCCGGCCTTAGCCTCAATCAGAAAGTCCTGGCGACCGTCGATGCGACGAGAATCGCCGTTGAAGAAACCGGGTCGGCGGTGACCAATACCTGTATGCTGGGGGCTTTTGCCCGCGGCACAGGTCTGGTCCGTCTCGACGACCTCAAGAAGGCAATGGCCTTGTATTTCAAGGGCGAAGTTCTTGCCAAAAACCTGCGCGTTCTTGAGCGTGGCTACGAAGAGTTGAAGGTCACCACCTTCACACCGCAGCTGGCGGCCCCTGCGGCCCAATTAGCGGCCGCGGTGGAGCTGACGATCGCCCCCCCCAAAGACACCAATCCCTTTCCCGCAGCCTGGTCGGACGTTGACAAAAAAATGATAACCGTCCAGACAGGCGAATGGCGCTTCCGCCGCCCGGAACTTCACAAAGCATCCTGCCGCTTGTGCGGCTGGTGCAGCGTCTATTGTCCGGCCGGCTGCATGCAGCTCGGCGAAGACGGCTACTACCATCCCGATCTTGCGTACTGCAAAGGCTGCGGCGTGTGTGTCAACGAGTGTCCGGCGCAGGCGCTCAAGATGACGGCAGAGGAGGTTATCTAA
- a CDS encoding FAD/NAD(P)-binding oxidoreductase has product MDRIKHLIIGAGPAALAAAKAIRSADQSAEIKLVTREATLPYSPAMLPYLISKELSDKELFLKGQETLAAMDVELVRGKEVVALRPDKKEIVYAGGDCEAYDKLLIATGAAPQLPPIDNLPADQVYTFRTYGDFEKLQKTLGQKQEIAIYGAGLVAVEAAEKLCHAGHAVTIIARSSLLRKYFDPKSVAVLEKTFAKHGCKVLVKTTLIAVNKAAGKLELKLSDGRALSVDRLIVATGVAANIVAEGLIPVAAGGLKVGRHMETSLPDVYAAGDVAAAPSFDDSENAPCPILPEAVQQGQVAGANMAGETVEYKGWIAGNYLRCFDEHLFSLGTTDAPVGPGYETFEKADNAGFLKLVVKDGVLVGAEGLNQKQVHPGVFLYLIRERVPVGQYRDLLLAKPRETACWLMLKHRGNRAI; this is encoded by the coding sequence ATGGACAGAATCAAACACCTGATAATCGGCGCCGGGCCCGCCGCCCTCGCCGCTGCCAAGGCGATCCGCAGCGCTGATCAATCCGCGGAGATAAAGCTTGTTACCAGGGAGGCAACACTCCCTTACTCGCCGGCGATGCTGCCTTACCTGATCAGTAAAGAGCTCAGCGACAAGGAGCTCTTCCTCAAAGGGCAGGAAACGCTTGCGGCCATGGATGTTGAGCTTGTTCGCGGCAAAGAGGTCGTCGCCCTTCGGCCTGACAAGAAAGAAATTGTATACGCCGGCGGCGATTGCGAAGCATACGACAAACTACTCATTGCCACTGGGGCAGCCCCTCAGCTTCCGCCTATCGATAACCTTCCTGCCGACCAGGTATACACCTTCAGAACCTACGGCGACTTTGAAAAACTACAGAAAACCCTCGGTCAAAAACAGGAAATTGCCATCTACGGCGCCGGCCTTGTGGCGGTGGAAGCGGCCGAAAAGCTTTGTCACGCCGGGCATGCCGTCACCATCATCGCCAGAAGCTCTCTCCTGCGCAAGTACTTTGATCCGAAAAGCGTCGCTGTCCTCGAGAAGACATTTGCCAAGCATGGCTGTAAGGTACTCGTCAAAACCACGCTGATTGCGGTCAACAAAGCGGCAGGCAAACTCGAACTAAAGCTTAGTGACGGCCGTGCGCTGTCCGTCGACCGGCTGATTGTCGCCACCGGCGTCGCCGCCAATATTGTGGCCGAGGGACTCATTCCGGTCGCTGCCGGCGGACTTAAGGTCGGCCGCCATATGGAGACAAGCCTGCCCGATGTATATGCCGCAGGTGACGTCGCCGCTGCTCCTTCCTTCGATGATTCCGAGAACGCCCCCTGCCCGATCCTCCCCGAAGCGGTGCAGCAGGGCCAGGTAGCCGGTGCCAACATGGCGGGCGAAACGGTGGAATACAAGGGCTGGATTGCCGGCAACTACCTCCGTTGTTTCGACGAGCACCTTTTCAGTCTCGGCACTACCGATGCACCGGTCGGCCCAGGCTACGAAACTTTCGAGAAGGCGGACAATGCCGGCTTCCTCAAGCTGGTGGTCAAAGACGGTGTACTCGTTGGGGCCGAGGGGCTCAACCAGAAGCAGGTCCATCCGGGCGTCTTCCTCTATCTCATTAGGGAGCGGGTCCCGGTCGGCCAATACCGCGACCTCCTGCTTGCCAAACCACGGGAAACCGCGTGCTGGCTGATGCTTAAGCACCGTGGCAATCGAGCGATTTGA
- a CDS encoding thiamine pyrophosphate-dependent enzyme has protein sequence MLNNTLVVRNTNCPPSCALCIEACGQRAGTVYGPVIEKIDLPEVDYHRILTCNQCSQADCLAVCPTGALSRSAAGTVVLDDSRCVGCSICNLVCPYGGIYHKNGEAKSQKCDHCGDEPKCSQACPNNILDYKKASVVTELMQEDALSPGLPYCAGCAMELLDRQTLRIVGKDIVLFGAPSCNVLSSKVKVPYYGTLMTNVASSATGVSRYFRKIKKDTICLAIIGDGATADLGFGQVSAAAERGERILYICYDNEAYMNTGIQRSSTTPFGSWTNTTQVGSRGRGRQGTPKNVPLLMAFHNIEYVATATLAYPEDYARKLLKAKEAVKRGMAYIHVLTPCPTGWKFETEHAVEVTKAAVETNYFPLWEAENGVIRFTHEVKNPAPIQEFTGLMKRFAHLSTEEIAQLQEYVDQSYAQIKRVVSCG, from the coding sequence ATGTTAAACAACACCCTTGTAGTCCGTAACACTAATTGCCCGCCTTCATGCGCACTGTGCATCGAAGCGTGCGGACAAAGAGCCGGGACAGTCTACGGACCAGTTATCGAAAAGATCGATCTTCCGGAAGTAGACTATCACCGCATTCTGACCTGCAACCAGTGCAGTCAGGCCGACTGCCTGGCCGTCTGCCCCACCGGCGCCCTCAGCCGGTCAGCCGCCGGGACGGTGGTGCTCGACGATAGCCGCTGCGTCGGCTGCAGTATCTGCAATTTGGTCTGCCCCTACGGCGGAATCTACCATAAAAACGGCGAAGCCAAATCGCAAAAATGCGATCATTGCGGCGACGAGCCCAAGTGCAGCCAGGCTTGTCCCAACAACATCCTCGACTACAAAAAAGCCAGCGTTGTCACAGAGCTAATGCAAGAGGATGCCCTGTCCCCCGGCCTGCCCTACTGCGCGGGATGCGCGATGGAACTCCTCGACAGACAGACGCTGCGCATCGTCGGCAAAGACATCGTCCTCTTCGGCGCCCCGAGCTGCAATGTGCTTAGCTCCAAGGTCAAAGTTCCCTACTACGGGACCTTGATGACCAATGTCGCATCGAGCGCCACCGGCGTCTCCAGGTATTTCCGCAAAATCAAAAAAGATACCATTTGCCTGGCCATCATTGGTGACGGAGCGACAGCCGACCTCGGCTTCGGGCAGGTATCGGCCGCCGCCGAGCGGGGCGAGAGGATTCTCTATATCTGCTACGACAACGAAGCCTACATGAACACCGGCATCCAGCGCAGCAGCACCACGCCCTTCGGCAGTTGGACGAACACCACTCAGGTCGGATCGCGCGGCCGGGGCCGCCAGGGCACGCCCAAGAATGTGCCGCTCCTGATGGCCTTCCACAACATCGAATATGTCGCTACCGCCACCCTTGCCTACCCGGAGGACTACGCCCGCAAGCTCCTCAAAGCCAAAGAGGCGGTCAAGCGCGGCATGGCCTACATCCACGTACTCACCCCCTGTCCCACCGGTTGGAAATTCGAAACCGAACACGCCGTCGAAGTTACCAAGGCCGCGGTCGAAACGAACTACTTCCCATTGTGGGAGGCCGAAAACGGTGTGATCAGGTTCACCCACGAGGTAAAAAATCCTGCGCCCATCCAAGAATTCACCGGGCTGATGAAGCGGTTCGCCCACCTGTCGACCGAGGAGATCGCCCAGCTACAGGAGTATGTAGACCAGTCCTATGCCCAGATAAAACGGGTAGTGTCCTGCGGCTAA